Proteins found in one Sardina pilchardus chromosome 3, fSarPil1.1, whole genome shotgun sequence genomic segment:
- the maptb gene encoding microtubule-associated protein tau isoform X1 yields the protein MAGQDAASPVSYGAFGREGFDSLVKRSTSDKFSDLRSPSASEEEEEDEIMEKGKAEKEREKDHEEKEEDEEEEEQERNHLRSVAHEEEPRIATSPSKPQDHAHMETRDRDEEEEEEEERADLHMKQNNMTNNLTAEKDHTFSDYSQDFSSKPEATSEETKQRVLSFDYTEPQVPSPHGLPPGWQDGNDKTPPESKSPDSCRADPGSPFSPTATNEQTQEDRSPLTEPQSEGQVQEEQEEEEEEKQPEEDEEEEPEEEEEEIDAAPSVPEQHLPSKMQEEELPVEEKLTSPEKAEPQAPQKKPETSNEDLTSKMEVAQAVSAAVPVAAATVATTAAVATEIVATKPVDKEEPAVKKEPAAKKEPAAKKEPVAKAKPAAVASKAPSKPQPTSKGASKPSAPPSAGRAPVKTAPAKKPPATVAPKAALKTQKAPPKDATPGRKPLAAAAQGKAKAEAKNGADKKTPQKSTPSKARPSSVPKRTPVASVSPSKKPSSSSCSPLYSGNRPSSGGQTPSTPTGGQSRARVTRAGVDKPLGAATRIPAVARMDQRRPGPPQFERADSPRTPDRSGYSSPKSPSSRSSTPGHQIKKVAVVRTPPKSPGSRRTPIAPVAPMPDLKNVRSKIGSTENIRHQPGGGKVKIEEKKIDVSSVQAKCGSKDNIKHTPGGGNVQIVHKKIDLSNVQSKCGSKANIHHKPGGGRVEIKSEKLEFKGQSKVGSLENIGHTPGGGQRKIESHKVNFRDGAKARTDHGADIVCQSADLSMDGSPRRLSNVSSSGSINMTDPQLSSLAEQVSASLAKQGL from the exons ATGGCTGGGCAGGATGCAGCATCGCCAGTTTCGTATGGAGCTTTTGGAAGGGAAGGATTTGACAGCTTGGTGAAGAGGAGCACGTCGGATAAGTTCTCTGACCTACGAAGTCCTAGTGCctccgaggaagaggaggaagatgagattATGGAGAAAGGGAAAGCTGAGAAAGAACGGGAAAAGGACCacgaagagaaggaggaagatgaagaggaagaggaacaagAAAGGAATCATCTGAGGTCTGTTGCTCATGAGGAAGAACCTAGGATTGCCACCAGCCCCAGTAAACCTCAGGACCACGCCCACATGGAGACCCGAGATAgggatgaggaagaagaggaggaagaggagagagcagactTACACATGAAGCAAAACAACATGACAAACAACCTGACTGCTGAGAAAGACCACACCTTCTCCGACTACTCCCAGGACTTCTCATCCAAGCCTGAAGCCACCTCTGAGGAGACCAAACAGCGGGTTCTGTCCTTCGACTATACTGAGCCTCAGGTACCTAGCCCTCACGGGCTTCCCCCCGGGTGGCAGGACGGTAATGACAAGACTCCACCAGAGAGTAAGAGCCCCGACTCCTGTCGAGCGGATCCTGGATCGCCATTCTCTCCAACTGCCACCAATGAGCAAACCCAGGAGGACCGGTCACCCCTCACCGAACCGCAGTCAGAAGGGCAGGTGCAGGaagaacaggaagaggaagaagaagaaaagcaacctgaggaggacgaggaagaagagccagaagaagaagaagaagaaattgATGCTGCTCCTTCTGTTCCGGAACAACACTTGCCTTCCAAGATGCAGGAAGAGGAACTTCCTGTGGAGGAGAAACTTACCTCACCTGAGAAAGCAGAACCTCAAGCCCCTCAGAAGAAGCCGGAGACCTCTAATGAGGACCTCACATCTAAGATGGAGGTAGCTCAAGCTGTTTCTGCAGCAGTGCCTGTTGCCGCAGCAACCGTTGCCACCACAGCAGCTGTTGCCACAGAGATTGTTGCCACAAAGCCTGTTGACAAAGAAGAACCTGCAGTAAAGAAAGAGCCTGCAGCAAAGAAAGAGCCTGCAGCCAAGAAGGAGCCTGTTGCCAAAGCTAAGCCAGCAGCAGTGGCTTCCAAAGCTCCCAGTAAACCTCAACCTACATCCAAAGGTGCTTCCAAACCTAGCGCTCCTCCCTCAGCAGGGAGAGCTCCAGTCAAGACAGCTCCAGCTAAGAAACCTCCTGCCACGGTTGCCCCCAAGGCAGCCCTCAAAACCCAGAAAGCCCCCCCAAAAGATGCCACTCCTGGCAGAAAGCCATTGGCTGCTGCAGCCCAGGGCAAAG CTAAGGCTGAGGCAAAGAATGGAGCAGACAAGAAG ACACCACAAAAAAGCACACCCTCCAAAGCCAGACCCTCCTCTGTTCCTAAACGGACGCCAGTAGCCTCAGTCTCCCCCTCCAAAaagccttcctcctcctcctgctctcccctgTACTCTGGTAACAGGCCCAGCTCAGGGGGTCAGACCCCCAGCACCCCAACAGGAGGCCAGTCCAGGGCCCGG GTCACCAGGGCAGGAGTGGACAAACCGCTGGGTGCTGCCACCAGAATACCTG CTGTTGCACGAATGGATCAGCGGAGACCAGGACCTCCCCAGTTTGAGAGAG CTGACTCTCCCAGGACTCCTGACCGCAGTGGCTACAGTAGCCCAAAATCCCCTTCCAGCCGCTCCAGCACCCCGGGGCACCAGATAAAGAAAGTGGCTGTGGTCCGCACTCCACCCAAGTCCCCAGGGTCCCGCCGCACTCCCATCGCCCCTGTGGCGCCCATGCCTGACCTTAAGAACGTCAGGTCCAAGATTGGCTCCACGGAGAACATCAGGCACCAGCCGGGGGGAGGCAAG GTGAAaatagaggagaagaagatTGATGTGAGCAGTGTCCAGGCGAAGTGTGGCTCCAAAGACAACATTAAACATACCCCAGGCGGGggcaat GTCCAGATCGTACACAAAAAGATCGACCTGAGCAACGTGCAGTCCAAGTGTGGCTCCAAGGCTAACATCCACCACAAGCCAG GTGGTGGGAGAGTGGAGATCAAGTCTGAGAAGCTGGAGTTCAAGGGCCAGTCCAAGGTGGGCTCCCTGGAGAACAtaggacacacacctggaggcGGGCAGAGGAAG ATTGAATCCCATAAAGTGAATTTCCGCGATGGGGCGAAAGCAAGAACCGACCACGGAGCGGACATCGTCTGTCAGTCGGCTGACCTCTCCATGGACGGCTCACCCCGTCGCCTAAGCAACGTCTCTTCCTCCGGTAGCATCAACATGACGGACCCGCAGCTGTCCTCACTAGCGGAGCAGGTGTCCGCCTCCCTCGCTAAACAAGGCCTGTGA
- the maptb gene encoding microtubule-associated protein tau isoform X2, producing MAGQDAASPVSYGAFGREGFDSLVKRSTSDKFSDLRSPSASEEEEEDEIMEKGKAEKEREKDHEEKEEDEEEEEQERNHLRSVAHEEEPRIATSPSKPQDHAHMETRDRDEEEEEEEERADLHMKQNNMTNNLTAEKDHTFSDYSQDFSSKPEATSEETKQRVLSFDYTEPQVPSPHGLPPGWQDGNDKTPPESKSPDSCRADPGSPFSPTATNEQTQEDRSPLTEPQSEGQVQEEQEEEEEEKQPEEDEEEEPEEEEEEIDAAPSVPEQHLPSKMQEEELPVEEKLTSPEKAEPQAPQKKPETSNEDLTSKMEVAQAVSAAVPVAAATVATTAAVATEIVATKPVDKEEPAVKKEPAAKKEPAAKKEPVAKAKPAAVASKAPSKPQPTSKGASKPSAPPSAGRAPVKTAPAKKPPATVAPKAALKTQKAPPKDATPGRKPLAAAAQGKAKAEAKNGADKKTPQKSTPSKARPSSVPKRTPVASVSPSKKPSSSSCSPLYSGNRPSSGGQTPSTPTGGQSRARVTRAGVDKPLGAATRIPAVARMDQRRPGPPQFERADSPRTPDRSGYSSPKSPSSRSSTPGHQIKKVAVVRTPPKSPGSRRTPIAPVAPMPDLKNVRSKIGSTENIRHQPGGGKVKIEEKKIDVSSVQAKCGSKDNIKHTPGGGNVQIVHKKIDLSNVQSKCGSKANIHHKPGGGRVEIKSEKLEFKGQSKVGSLENIGHTPGGGQRKKEKGREPERGAAEASSNGNGPSSDGSGLSSSGNALSADTEAQAVLPSGPPPLEGAELAGLQASN from the exons ATGGCTGGGCAGGATGCAGCATCGCCAGTTTCGTATGGAGCTTTTGGAAGGGAAGGATTTGACAGCTTGGTGAAGAGGAGCACGTCGGATAAGTTCTCTGACCTACGAAGTCCTAGTGCctccgaggaagaggaggaagatgagattATGGAGAAAGGGAAAGCTGAGAAAGAACGGGAAAAGGACCacgaagagaaggaggaagatgaagaggaagaggaacaagAAAGGAATCATCTGAGGTCTGTTGCTCATGAGGAAGAACCTAGGATTGCCACCAGCCCCAGTAAACCTCAGGACCACGCCCACATGGAGACCCGAGATAgggatgaggaagaagaggaggaagaggagagagcagactTACACATGAAGCAAAACAACATGACAAACAACCTGACTGCTGAGAAAGACCACACCTTCTCCGACTACTCCCAGGACTTCTCATCCAAGCCTGAAGCCACCTCTGAGGAGACCAAACAGCGGGTTCTGTCCTTCGACTATACTGAGCCTCAGGTACCTAGCCCTCACGGGCTTCCCCCCGGGTGGCAGGACGGTAATGACAAGACTCCACCAGAGAGTAAGAGCCCCGACTCCTGTCGAGCGGATCCTGGATCGCCATTCTCTCCAACTGCCACCAATGAGCAAACCCAGGAGGACCGGTCACCCCTCACCGAACCGCAGTCAGAAGGGCAGGTGCAGGaagaacaggaagaggaagaagaagaaaagcaacctgaggaggacgaggaagaagagccagaagaagaagaagaagaaattgATGCTGCTCCTTCTGTTCCGGAACAACACTTGCCTTCCAAGATGCAGGAAGAGGAACTTCCTGTGGAGGAGAAACTTACCTCACCTGAGAAAGCAGAACCTCAAGCCCCTCAGAAGAAGCCGGAGACCTCTAATGAGGACCTCACATCTAAGATGGAGGTAGCTCAAGCTGTTTCTGCAGCAGTGCCTGTTGCCGCAGCAACCGTTGCCACCACAGCAGCTGTTGCCACAGAGATTGTTGCCACAAAGCCTGTTGACAAAGAAGAACCTGCAGTAAAGAAAGAGCCTGCAGCAAAGAAAGAGCCTGCAGCCAAGAAGGAGCCTGTTGCCAAAGCTAAGCCAGCAGCAGTGGCTTCCAAAGCTCCCAGTAAACCTCAACCTACATCCAAAGGTGCTTCCAAACCTAGCGCTCCTCCCTCAGCAGGGAGAGCTCCAGTCAAGACAGCTCCAGCTAAGAAACCTCCTGCCACGGTTGCCCCCAAGGCAGCCCTCAAAACCCAGAAAGCCCCCCCAAAAGATGCCACTCCTGGCAGAAAGCCATTGGCTGCTGCAGCCCAGGGCAAAG CTAAGGCTGAGGCAAAGAATGGAGCAGACAAGAAG ACACCACAAAAAAGCACACCCTCCAAAGCCAGACCCTCCTCTGTTCCTAAACGGACGCCAGTAGCCTCAGTCTCCCCCTCCAAAaagccttcctcctcctcctgctctcccctgTACTCTGGTAACAGGCCCAGCTCAGGGGGTCAGACCCCCAGCACCCCAACAGGAGGCCAGTCCAGGGCCCGG GTCACCAGGGCAGGAGTGGACAAACCGCTGGGTGCTGCCACCAGAATACCTG CTGTTGCACGAATGGATCAGCGGAGACCAGGACCTCCCCAGTTTGAGAGAG CTGACTCTCCCAGGACTCCTGACCGCAGTGGCTACAGTAGCCCAAAATCCCCTTCCAGCCGCTCCAGCACCCCGGGGCACCAGATAAAGAAAGTGGCTGTGGTCCGCACTCCACCCAAGTCCCCAGGGTCCCGCCGCACTCCCATCGCCCCTGTGGCGCCCATGCCTGACCTTAAGAACGTCAGGTCCAAGATTGGCTCCACGGAGAACATCAGGCACCAGCCGGGGGGAGGCAAG GTGAAaatagaggagaagaagatTGATGTGAGCAGTGTCCAGGCGAAGTGTGGCTCCAAAGACAACATTAAACATACCCCAGGCGGGggcaat GTCCAGATCGTACACAAAAAGATCGACCTGAGCAACGTGCAGTCCAAGTGTGGCTCCAAGGCTAACATCCACCACAAGCCAG GTGGTGGGAGAGTGGAGATCAAGTCTGAGAAGCTGGAGTTCAAGGGCCAGTCCAAGGTGGGCTCCCTGGAGAACAtaggacacacacctggaggcGGGCAGAGGAAG aaggagaaggggagggaacCAGAGAGAGGAGCCGCAGAGGCCTCCTCCAATGGGAACGGTCCCAGCTCAGACGGCTCAGGGCTCTCCTCCAGTGGGAACGCTTTGAGCGCAGACACAGAGGCTCAGGCAGTGCTGCCCTCTGGCCCCccaccactagagggcgctgAGCTGGCAGGGCTGCAGGCCTCCA ATTGA